A single window of Rubripirellula lacrimiformis DNA harbors:
- a CDS encoding ABC transporter ATP-binding protein has product MNQPTVLSARGIYKSYHKDKIEVPVLRGVDVEMTAGLVTALVGRSGSGKSTLMHLMATLDQPDKGEVYFNGQRIDNAPRARRDAYRNQDIGIIFQFYHLLPELSALENVLAPTMISRSVWNYFTHRKEVRLRAEAMLDRVGLLHRAKHKPSEMSGGEMQRTAIARALMTDPSLLLADEPTGNLDTETGQDILKLLAQLNRDDGLTIVMITHDDSIAADADICHRMQDGMLETTPPKLQAA; this is encoded by the coding sequence ATGAATCAACCCACTGTTTTGTCCGCTCGCGGCATCTACAAGAGCTATCACAAAGACAAAATCGAAGTGCCGGTACTGCGTGGCGTCGATGTCGAAATGACCGCTGGCTTGGTGACCGCTTTGGTCGGTCGCAGCGGTAGCGGCAAGAGCACCTTGATGCACTTGATGGCGACTTTGGATCAACCCGACAAAGGCGAAGTGTATTTCAACGGCCAGCGGATCGACAACGCGCCGCGTGCCCGCCGCGATGCCTATCGCAATCAAGACATCGGCATCATCTTTCAGTTCTATCACTTGTTGCCCGAATTGTCGGCACTGGAAAACGTGCTGGCGCCGACCATGATCAGCCGCAGTGTGTGGAACTATTTCACGCATCGCAAAGAGGTCCGGTTGCGAGCCGAGGCGATGTTGGATCGCGTTGGGCTGTTGCATCGTGCGAAACACAAACCGTCGGAAATGAGTGGCGGAGAGATGCAGCGGACGGCGATCGCGCGAGCTCTGATGACAGACCCGTCGTTGTTGCTGGCCGACGAACCGACCGGCAACCTGGATACCGAGACCGGTCAGGATATCTTGAAACTGTTGGCGCAGCTGAACCGAGATGATGGGCTAACCATTGTCATGATCACTCACGACGATTCCATCGCCGCAGACGCTGACATCTGTCACCGCATGCAGGATGGAATGCTGGAAACAACGCCCCCAAAGCTACAAGCGGCGTAA
- a CDS encoding response regulator has translation MRHIDPGHPPHVEPPRTKRASIIVLDPSPISLLTLAGVLDHHGYVCICARQGKSAVDALAMGPQDLLVADVGQDAAATLETLHEMRSVEGYQDLPAVLIADSKWAGLEKKAEAMAQATRCLFKPIDPNSLIAVVDQTLWMPNLISAHRRRGSRPSRPGWVSL, from the coding sequence ATGCGTCACATCGACCCCGGTCACCCCCCCCATGTTGAGCCCCCCCGCACCAAGCGTGCATCGATCATTGTGCTGGATCCCAGCCCGATATCGCTGCTGACGCTGGCCGGCGTATTGGACCACCACGGATACGTGTGCATCTGTGCTCGCCAAGGCAAATCCGCAGTCGACGCTCTGGCGATGGGCCCGCAAGACCTGCTGGTGGCCGACGTTGGCCAGGATGCTGCTGCCACCTTAGAAACGCTGCACGAAATGCGGTCGGTAGAAGGCTACCAGGACCTGCCTGCGGTCTTGATCGCGGACTCGAAATGGGCGGGTTTAGAGAAAAAGGCCGAAGCGATGGCTCAGGCGACTCGTTGCTTGTTCAAGCCGATCGACCCGAACTCGCTGATTGCCGTGGTCGATCAAACACTGTGGATGCCCAATCTGATATCGGCCCACCGCCGCCGTGGATCGCGACCGAGCCGGCCGGGCTGGGTTTCGCTGTGA
- a CDS encoding PcfJ domain-containing protein, with protein MVKKAKSAGVAAPSEKLQSHLRSLGFTTVSQYLVWCEQHGFGRGLNKPNQMLARERRHRADTVAALRQQQVQQKKRSPKDTLLCLAKGDLPVTQVPNQGYRCFGELLCWHRRRVAETGFRQRDLIDLVEHLCAVRSKIIDPSLHNVSLVDGGIPLVASLVLLAAERKRWIRPLDQWRPRTRNPRRQLRSLLRHLLDRYDEVPRFMDQAWTIGLDASGTIDRTGQAYRHWYRHLGLGHSVRKLELPIALNRTMAVWFKQAPDELSIPQALRWAQMMGISGNGSLAAAVMVSRLSDSFDHEPFWATVMQWLAGQPMLDTNQVGPIVDYLHHRRFVAEIAGRGAGDDCPPCPAEPNLTMKGRTAQSVLRQVDAWHRRLASDNRLQVAAWRPSGFAGFEFSEGTLAGGNLKIWTIRELLSSRSLAIEGRKLKHCVASYANSCARGATSIWTMEVETFSGLTKCLTIEVRPGNRQIVQIRGRFNRRMTEKEQSVIQRWCTTAGLTIGKYV; from the coding sequence ATGGTTAAGAAAGCAAAGTCCGCTGGTGTAGCGGCCCCTTCTGAGAAGCTGCAATCGCATTTGCGCAGTTTGGGATTCACGACGGTATCGCAGTACCTTGTTTGGTGCGAGCAGCACGGATTTGGTCGCGGCTTGAACAAGCCGAACCAGATGTTGGCGCGCGAGCGAAGGCACCGCGCCGATACGGTCGCTGCCCTGCGCCAGCAGCAGGTCCAGCAGAAGAAGCGTTCGCCCAAGGACACTCTGCTGTGCTTGGCCAAAGGCGACTTGCCCGTCACCCAGGTCCCCAATCAAGGGTACCGCTGCTTTGGCGAACTGTTGTGTTGGCATCGCCGCCGCGTTGCCGAAACGGGGTTCCGCCAACGCGACTTGATCGATTTGGTCGAACATCTTTGCGCGGTCCGTTCCAAGATCATCGATCCATCGCTGCATAACGTCAGCCTGGTCGATGGCGGCATCCCGCTGGTTGCTTCCTTGGTGTTGTTGGCGGCGGAGCGGAAGCGTTGGATTCGCCCGCTGGATCAGTGGCGACCGCGGACGCGGAATCCCAGGCGGCAACTGCGATCCTTGCTTCGCCACCTGTTGGATCGCTATGACGAAGTGCCACGGTTCATGGATCAGGCCTGGACGATTGGGTTGGATGCGTCCGGCACGATCGACCGGACGGGCCAGGCGTACCGGCACTGGTATCGACACCTGGGGCTGGGGCACAGCGTTCGCAAATTGGAACTTCCCATCGCGTTGAATCGGACGATGGCGGTTTGGTTCAAACAGGCGCCCGACGAACTTAGCATTCCACAGGCACTCCGCTGGGCCCAGATGATGGGGATCAGTGGCAACGGATCGCTGGCTGCGGCCGTGATGGTGTCGCGTCTATCGGACAGTTTTGATCACGAGCCGTTTTGGGCCACGGTGATGCAGTGGTTGGCCGGCCAGCCGATGTTGGATACCAATCAGGTTGGCCCCATCGTTGACTATCTGCACCATCGACGCTTTGTTGCGGAAATCGCGGGCCGTGGGGCCGGCGACGATTGTCCGCCCTGCCCTGCGGAGCCGAACTTGACGATGAAGGGGCGGACGGCACAGTCCGTGCTGCGGCAAGTCGATGCATGGCACCGTCGGCTGGCCAGCGACAATCGGCTGCAGGTCGCCGCGTGGCGGCCATCAGGATTCGCTGGATTCGAATTCAGCGAGGGCACCTTGGCGGGCGGCAATCTAAAGATTTGGACGATCCGCGAACTGCTGAGTTCCAGGTCGTTAGCGATCGAGGGCCGCAAACTGAAGCACTGTGTGGCCAGCTATGCCAACAGTTGTGCACGCGGCGCGACATCGATCTGGACGATGGAAGTCGAAACATTCAGCGGGCTGACGAAATGCCTGACGATCGAGGTTCGTCCGGGCAACCGCCAGATCGTGCAGATCCGCGGTCGATTCAATCGCCGGATGACCGAAAAAGAACAGTCCGTCATCCAGCGTTGGTGCACGACGGCCGGGCTGACCATCGGCAAGTACGTCTAG
- the lysS gene encoding lysine--tRNA ligase codes for MNQAAAPAPGDDSQAKGAAKPADVTDPRVARREKLRQIVERGVDPFGSRFDDRDMIGCCHDRASEVKWTKEDGTDVPLPDFSDETLEYRQWKSDNGPGEETGPTVRVSGRIMLMRGQGKLIFLTMKDWTGQLQIFIGKNQVGEEGFDLAKLFDLGDLVGAEGRLGRTNTGELTVFAEKLYFHTKMLEVPPEKHAGLTNPEMRQRMRYADLAFNDGVIDTFMDRTRIIKSIRETLDGEGFCEVEGPTLHTIAGGAAARPFETHHNTLDMPLTMRIALELHLKRLMVGGMERVYEMGRVYRNEGISPRHNPEFTMIELYQAYGDYRSMMDLTEKLIVNAIDKIGGGYVRPFGDKMVDFTPPFKRATYAELFQQATGIDPTDDASVMELARKLHLETEGKHPDVIRNEIFEEKVEDSLDGPIFVIDYPASICPLTKRKRDQPEIAERFELFILGMELANAYTELNDPDLQEELFKTQLEGQDDEDSMAKMDHDFVRALRYAMPPAGGLGIGIDRLVMLLANKKSIRDVILFPLLRPE; via the coding sequence ATGAACCAAGCTGCCGCTCCCGCCCCTGGTGACGACTCTCAAGCCAAGGGTGCCGCCAAGCCCGCCGACGTGACCGATCCGCGAGTCGCCCGCCGCGAGAAACTGCGTCAGATCGTCGAACGTGGCGTCGACCCGTTTGGCAGCCGATTCGATGATCGCGATATGATCGGTTGCTGCCATGATCGGGCCAGCGAAGTGAAGTGGACCAAGGAAGACGGGACCGACGTGCCGCTGCCGGATTTTTCGGACGAAACTCTGGAATATCGCCAATGGAAGTCGGACAACGGCCCGGGCGAAGAAACCGGGCCAACGGTGCGTGTGTCGGGCCGAATCATGCTGATGCGCGGCCAGGGCAAACTGATCTTTTTGACGATGAAGGACTGGACCGGCCAACTGCAGATCTTCATCGGCAAGAACCAAGTCGGCGAGGAAGGCTTTGATCTGGCCAAGCTGTTTGACCTGGGCGACCTGGTCGGTGCCGAAGGTCGGCTGGGCCGCACCAACACCGGCGAATTGACCGTTTTTGCCGAAAAACTGTACTTCCACACCAAAATGTTGGAAGTCCCACCGGAAAAGCACGCCGGTTTGACCAACCCCGAAATGCGCCAGCGGATGCGTTACGCCGACTTGGCTTTCAATGACGGCGTGATCGACACGTTCATGGACCGCACTCGGATCATCAAATCGATTCGCGAAACGCTCGACGGCGAAGGTTTCTGTGAAGTCGAAGGGCCGACCCTGCACACGATCGCCGGTGGTGCAGCCGCACGTCCGTTCGAAACTCATCACAACACGTTGGACATGCCGCTGACGATGCGGATCGCGCTGGAACTGCACCTGAAACGGTTGATGGTCGGCGGGATGGAACGGGTCTACGAAATGGGACGCGTCTATCGCAATGAAGGGATCAGCCCGCGGCACAATCCCGAATTCACGATGATCGAACTGTATCAAGCCTATGGCGATTATCGATCGATGATGGACCTGACAGAGAAGTTGATTGTCAACGCGATCGACAAGATCGGGGGCGGTTACGTTCGACCGTTCGGTGACAAAATGGTCGACTTCACCCCGCCATTCAAACGAGCCACCTACGCCGAATTGTTCCAGCAAGCCACCGGCATCGATCCGACCGACGACGCGTCGGTGATGGAACTGGCCAGGAAGTTGCATTTGGAAACCGAAGGCAAACACCCGGATGTGATTCGCAACGAAATCTTCGAAGAAAAGGTCGAAGATTCGCTCGACGGCCCCATCTTTGTCATCGACTACCCGGCCAGCATCTGTCCGCTGACGAAGCGAAAACGCGACCAGCCCGAGATCGCCGAACGGTTCGAGCTGTTCATCCTGGGGATGGAATTGGCCAACGCCTATACCGAACTGAACGATCCCGATTTGCAGGAAGAGTTGTTCAAAACTCAACTGGAAGGTCAGGACGACGAAGATTCGATGGCCAAAATGGACCACGATTTCGTGCGAGCCCTGCGGTATGCGATGCCTCCGGCGGGCGGCTTGGGGATCGGGATCGATCGCTTGGTGATGCTGCTGGCGAACAAAAAGTCGATCCGCGACGTGATCCTGTTCCCGCTGCTAAGGCCAGAGTGA
- a CDS encoding multiheme c-type cytochrome translates to MIDARLPQIGGLFALMIAVASGCSRPEPPIAPADAAKAPSTSAAPTEKPPARPTDGSGFPASQAAPPESTSPRNREMVDPEIGDREIGERKIGDLGNSASESAADFPGGFVGTAACAKCHADRYASYQKTHHSRSLRRPTAADLPTGLAFHHPASHRTYTVRKSGSTWVHEDERYFGDSPDTDDRMPIAQLPIAQLPVEYVMGSGAFAKGYLVRDGDYLLQSPITWYTSPQAYAIAPGYDTANQAGFGRVIEDSCVYCHAGIVSTADENPNRLILHELSIGCERCHGAGADHTALYRDRMNPDLQQLQQDEIIADTKIVNPSSLDRHAAESICAQCHLDADVTVMASGETVWDYQPGEDLIQNRLAYKSTAERESVKTFSNHFDQMWQSQCYLQSDTMTCVTCHDPHDPHASDLASDKIDAFRNVCQSCHVDQGCAVPLPQRETENQNACAACHMPRAGSDIPHASITNHLIAVYQDGKPRGVTRPTSPPMRRVSQSVDLLSPEELHRRDVMAEASWSVLQAINGQVDPILASDDAAIRALPSADEIDSLALLAETSRQRAKAMILQKSDDGATDDEAADDDTVQKQIQQSYDLAHYFAVKTLRQETKPTKTRQLALETLADKMIFDQSYDQAIPLYEELTRIRRDARDWYNLAICYANQRRISDAEEALQRSLDLDAAYAKPYASLAKIYSYVDAETAARFQRIAERLSQNAPNGP, encoded by the coding sequence ATGATCGATGCCAGGCTGCCGCAAATCGGGGGGCTGTTTGCGCTGATGATTGCGGTCGCAAGCGGTTGTTCCCGACCCGAGCCCCCGATCGCGCCAGCCGACGCGGCCAAGGCACCGTCGACGTCAGCCGCCCCCACCGAAAAGCCACCAGCGCGTCCAACCGATGGTTCCGGTTTCCCTGCATCCCAGGCCGCCCCGCCAGAGTCGACATCCCCCCGCAACCGAGAAATGGTTGATCCAGAGATTGGCGACCGAGAAATCGGCGAGCGAAAAATCGGCGACCTGGGCAATTCCGCATCCGAATCGGCCGCTGACTTTCCCGGCGGTTTCGTCGGTACCGCGGCTTGCGCCAAGTGCCACGCCGATCGGTACGCCAGCTATCAGAAAACTCACCACAGCCGATCCCTTCGTCGACCGACCGCGGCCGATCTTCCGACCGGGTTGGCGTTCCATCACCCTGCCAGCCACCGCACCTATACCGTCCGAAAATCGGGGTCTACTTGGGTGCACGAAGACGAACGCTACTTTGGCGATTCGCCCGACACCGACGACCGGATGCCGATCGCCCAGTTGCCGATCGCCCAGTTGCCGGTGGAATACGTGATGGGCAGCGGCGCGTTCGCCAAGGGATACTTGGTTCGCGACGGCGATTACCTGCTGCAGTCACCGATCACCTGGTACACGTCGCCCCAGGCTTATGCCATCGCACCGGGCTACGACACCGCCAACCAAGCTGGGTTTGGCCGGGTCATCGAAGACAGTTGCGTTTACTGCCACGCGGGGATCGTTTCGACCGCGGACGAAAACCCGAACAGGTTGATCCTGCACGAACTTTCGATCGGCTGTGAACGATGCCACGGCGCCGGTGCGGATCACACGGCACTGTATCGGGATCGCATGAATCCCGACCTGCAACAGTTGCAGCAAGACGAAATCATCGCGGACACCAAGATCGTCAATCCATCCAGCTTGGATCGACACGCTGCCGAATCAATCTGCGCCCAGTGTCACCTGGATGCCGACGTGACCGTGATGGCGTCCGGAGAAACCGTTTGGGATTATCAACCTGGCGAAGACCTGATCCAGAATCGATTGGCGTACAAGTCGACGGCCGAGCGAGAATCGGTCAAAACGTTCTCGAACCACTTTGACCAGATGTGGCAGAGTCAGTGCTATTTGCAATCCGACACGATGACCTGCGTGACCTGTCACGACCCGCACGATCCCCATGCTTCCGATCTGGCATCGGACAAGATCGATGCGTTTCGAAACGTTTGCCAAAGTTGTCACGTCGATCAGGGATGTGCGGTCCCGTTGCCACAGCGAGAAACAGAGAACCAGAATGCGTGCGCCGCCTGCCACATGCCTCGTGCCGGCAGCGACATCCCGCACGCCAGCATCACCAACCACCTGATCGCCGTTTACCAGGACGGGAAACCGCGTGGAGTCACACGGCCCACCAGCCCACCCATGCGCCGGGTCAGTCAGTCGGTTGACCTGCTGTCGCCGGAAGAACTTCATCGCCGCGACGTCATGGCCGAAGCGTCTTGGTCGGTACTGCAGGCGATCAACGGACAAGTCGATCCGATCCTGGCGTCGGACGATGCTGCCATCAGGGCACTGCCGTCGGCGGACGAAATCGATTCGTTGGCTCTGTTGGCCGAAACATCACGGCAACGGGCCAAGGCAATGATCCTGCAAAAGTCTGACGACGGGGCGACGGATGACGAGGCTGCAGATGACGACACCGTCCAGAAACAGATCCAACAGTCCTACGACCTGGCACACTACTTCGCCGTCAAAACATTGAGGCAGGAAACGAAGCCGACGAAGACGCGGCAGCTCGCCCTAGAAACGTTGGCCGACAAGATGATTTTTGACCAGTCGTATGACCAAGCGATCCCGTTGTACGAAGAACTGACACGGATCCGCCGCGACGCACGCGATTGGTACAACCTAGCGATCTGTTACGCCAACCAGCGTCGGATCAGCGATGCCGAAGAGGCGTTGCAGCGATCGCTGGATTTGGACGCCGCGTATGCCAAACCCTATGCCTCGCTGGCCAAAATCTACAGCTACGTCGACGCCGAAACCGCAGCAAGGTTCCAAAGGATCGCCGAGCGACTGTCGCAAAACGCCCCCAACGGTCCGTAG
- a CDS encoding ABC transporter permease, with the protein MYRWLLCFRYLRTRYIALASIISVTLGVATLIVVNSVMAGFSAEMHDRLHGLASDILIECHTSGGMPDPDARLAEIKEVCGDQIAGASVSVHVPAMLGIDFNGQLVTRHVNLVGVEPETYDTVSHFGRYLLHPENKEHVTFDLRNDGYAPDRDSFPPSGWAYRTARVAYDNALEAERNRFNSARGLTDPEAASAGPIEADSLADAPKMTFAAPGEFLTEPTDGGPAARTFDPAVDQFPGLILGISTSSVRYRDENNNVADRFYCRPGDDVRMMFPNAADNTKVVNQKFTVVDMYESGMSEYDSTFAFCRLDQLQDFRGMIDPQSGTRSITTIQLKLVEGASLNEVRDALRRRFPPHQFAYDIQTWRDMQGPLLAAVRLETTILNILLFLIIAVAGFGILATFFMIVVEKTRDIGTLKALGASGAGVMSIFLSYGLLLGFVGSGAGLIGGLLFVRHINSVAGVIEKFTGQEVFDPTVYYFTEIPTIIYPFTLVWVMVGAVAIAAMASVLPALRAARMHPVRALRFE; encoded by the coding sequence ATGTATCGCTGGCTACTTTGTTTTCGCTATTTGCGTACCCGTTACATCGCGCTCGCTTCGATCATCAGCGTGACTCTAGGGGTGGCGACATTGATCGTCGTCAACAGCGTCATGGCGGGATTTTCGGCCGAAATGCATGATCGGCTGCATGGGTTGGCGTCTGATATCTTGATCGAATGCCATACCAGCGGCGGGATGCCTGATCCCGATGCACGTCTGGCCGAGATCAAAGAAGTTTGTGGCGATCAAATTGCCGGTGCTTCGGTCAGCGTCCATGTTCCAGCCATGCTGGGCATCGATTTCAACGGGCAACTGGTCACTCGGCACGTCAACTTGGTGGGTGTCGAACCTGAAACCTATGACACGGTCAGCCACTTCGGCCGGTACCTGTTGCACCCTGAAAACAAAGAACACGTCACTTTCGATCTGCGAAATGACGGATACGCACCCGACCGTGATTCGTTCCCACCGTCTGGTTGGGCTTACCGAACCGCTCGCGTCGCCTACGACAACGCCCTGGAAGCCGAACGCAACCGATTCAATTCTGCTCGTGGTTTGACCGATCCTGAAGCTGCCAGTGCCGGCCCGATCGAAGCGGATTCGTTGGCCGATGCGCCCAAGATGACTTTCGCTGCACCCGGCGAATTCCTGACGGAACCCACCGACGGTGGTCCCGCCGCACGCACTTTTGATCCTGCGGTCGATCAGTTTCCGGGATTGATACTAGGCATTTCGACATCCAGCGTCCGTTACCGAGATGAAAACAACAACGTTGCCGACCGGTTTTATTGCCGACCTGGCGACGACGTCCGCATGATGTTCCCCAACGCGGCGGACAACACCAAGGTCGTCAACCAGAAGTTCACCGTCGTCGACATGTACGAGTCGGGGATGAGCGAGTACGACAGCACGTTCGCGTTTTGTCGTTTGGACCAGCTGCAAGATTTCCGCGGGATGATCGATCCACAATCCGGGACTCGCAGCATCACGACGATCCAATTGAAACTGGTCGAGGGCGCCAGTTTGAACGAAGTGCGTGATGCACTGCGTCGCCGGTTCCCGCCGCACCAGTTCGCCTACGACATCCAAACTTGGCGTGACATGCAGGGCCCACTTTTGGCTGCGGTCCGCTTGGAAACGACGATCTTGAACATCCTGTTGTTCCTGATCATTGCGGTTGCCGGGTTCGGCATTCTGGCAACGTTCTTCATGATCGTGGTCGAAAAGACTCGCGACATCGGCACCCTGAAAGCATTGGGAGCGTCCGGCGCGGGGGTGATGAGCATCTTCCTGAGCTACGGTTTGCTGCTAGGGTTTGTCGGCAGCGGTGCCGGTCTAATTGGCGGCCTGTTGTTTGTCCGACACATCAATTCCGTGGCCGGCGTGATTGAAAAGTTCACCGGTCAAGAAGTCTTTGACCCGACGGTGTATTACTTCACCGAGATTCCCACGATCATTTACCCGTTCACTTTGGTGTGGGTCATGGTGGGGGCCGTCGCGATCGCAGCGATGGCTAGTGTGTTGCCGGCATTGCGGGCGGCACGTATGCATCCCGTTCGCGCCCTGCGATTTGAATAA
- a CDS encoding GxxExxY protein, with protein MAEVLFKNESYKIVGACFEVYNEMGCGFVEPVYQECTEFEMTDQSIPFVPQVQLKLRYKQHTLQAKYTPDAICYDQIILELKAVKEITDEHRAQVHNYLKATGYRLGIIANFGHYPKLQYERIVR; from the coding sequence ATGGCTGAGGTCCTTTTCAAAAACGAGAGTTACAAAATCGTCGGAGCATGTTTCGAGGTGTACAACGAAATGGGCTGCGGATTCGTGGAACCGGTCTACCAAGAATGCACGGAGTTTGAAATGACCGATCAGAGCATCCCGTTCGTTCCCCAGGTCCAACTTAAACTTCGCTACAAGCAGCACACGCTTCAGGCTAAGTACACCCCAGACGCGATTTGCTATGACCAAATCATCCTGGAACTGAAAGCCGTCAAAGAAATCACAGATGAACACCGTGCTCAGGTCCACAACTACTTGAAAGCGACCGGCTATCGCCTCGGCATCATCGCCAACTTCGGACACTATCCCAAACTGCAATACGAACGCATCGTCCGCTGA
- a CDS encoding C1 family peptidase codes for MAKFVPRGLGWQPDLPDGRDFTFRHPEVQRLLLDLPEMLDSEQPDLVDLRCDCDTEYFTAVDDQRTLNASSAFAVLSAVEYFERRVAGRTYDGSRLFLYQATRHRIAKAGRDIADSGADLRTTLKVLAQVGVPPEEYWPYSIEAFRSEPSSFLLSLATAPKALRYFRIVDDGCSGQETWRALKSFLAAGFPVLFGFSVPSSLADGPDILFRKAHDAPRGGQSVVAVGYQLNRVGADQDAILIRSSWGKQWGDNGYGWLPASFVCNYLARDFWCLFSEEWLDATELSRPSVVAAAD; via the coding sequence ATGGCTAAATTTGTGCCGCGAGGATTGGGTTGGCAACCTGACCTTCCCGATGGACGCGACTTCACGTTTCGACACCCTGAGGTTCAGCGTCTACTTCTAGACCTGCCGGAGATGCTGGACTCCGAACAACCCGACCTAGTTGATCTACGCTGCGATTGCGACACAGAGTATTTCACGGCAGTAGATGACCAACGAACATTGAATGCTTCATCTGCGTTCGCGGTCTTGTCTGCGGTTGAGTATTTTGAGCGGCGTGTTGCCGGACGGACCTACGATGGCTCACGCCTGTTTCTTTATCAAGCTACACGACACAGAATTGCGAAAGCAGGGCGAGATATTGCTGATTCAGGCGCGGATTTGAGGACCACCTTGAAAGTACTTGCTCAGGTTGGCGTCCCGCCGGAAGAATACTGGCCATACAGTATCGAAGCTTTTCGATCCGAACCTAGCTCGTTTCTGCTTTCGCTGGCAACGGCCCCGAAGGCCCTTCGGTATTTTCGTATTGTCGATGATGGATGTAGTGGTCAAGAGACATGGCGTGCGTTGAAATCCTTCCTTGCGGCCGGTTTTCCAGTCTTGTTCGGGTTCTCTGTGCCTTCGTCATTGGCTGATGGTCCCGACATTCTTTTTCGCAAAGCCCATGACGCACCGCGCGGTGGTCAATCTGTTGTCGCAGTTGGATACCAATTGAATCGCGTTGGTGCGGATCAAGACGCGATCTTGATTCGCAGCTCATGGGGAAAGCAATGGGGAGACAATGGGTATGGATGGCTTCCTGCCAGCTTCGTTTGTAACTATCTCGCTCGCGATTTCTGGTGCCTATTCTCGGAAGAATGGCTGGATGCGACGGAGTTGTCTCGGCCATCTGTTGTTGCCGCGGCAGACTAA
- a CDS encoding tyrosine-type recombinase/integrase, whose protein sequence is MPKKSQPEQFTCQFFCWPIYQRPNGVWYADGRSNGAAIKRTSLGSKDREEAIAALHVLDRVQAERVGLTPRSTVADSSKRLPLALGRKLFDGHTSRPRLVGGTKANTQKRYRAIFDKFLPFLETKRIVDWHQITEQTLASYAEYLNEREYAYKTVFGELNTIKTAFKWLCTEKHLAREPLVLRLRKADCERAYCYSKVEVAAMIKHCSELSDLNWLRDVIIALSCTGLRISELASLKQADVKTKSRSLVIADESGFANGQADRRSTKSSRTRHIPIHSDLQSVLESLRHRKGNVFLGPRGGTLKPDTVRNILVREAIEPLTPRFPKRFEGQRSFEDGRLHSFRHYFCSTCANNSIPERIVMSWLGHSDSEMVRHYYHLSDEEALRQMENLDLVGKDAGRSGVEEVR, encoded by the coding sequence ATGCCGAAAAAATCACAACCAGAACAGTTTACTTGCCAGTTTTTCTGCTGGCCAATCTATCAACGACCCAACGGTGTTTGGTACGCCGACGGTCGTTCCAATGGAGCCGCGATCAAACGAACGTCGCTCGGCAGCAAAGACCGAGAAGAAGCGATCGCGGCGCTTCATGTGTTGGATCGAGTCCAAGCCGAACGGGTTGGGCTCACACCTCGATCCACGGTTGCAGATTCAAGCAAGCGATTGCCGCTTGCGTTGGGTCGGAAACTGTTTGACGGTCACACGTCGCGACCAAGACTGGTCGGTGGAACGAAAGCCAACACGCAGAAACGCTACAGGGCGATCTTCGACAAGTTCTTGCCATTCCTCGAAACCAAACGGATCGTGGACTGGCACCAAATCACGGAGCAAACGTTGGCATCCTACGCTGAGTATCTCAACGAACGAGAGTACGCTTACAAAACCGTTTTCGGAGAACTGAACACGATCAAGACTGCCTTTAAGTGGCTTTGCACCGAGAAGCATCTTGCGCGAGAACCGCTGGTGCTTCGGCTTCGCAAGGCGGACTGCGAGCGGGCTTACTGCTACTCCAAAGTTGAGGTCGCTGCGATGATCAAACACTGCAGCGAGTTGTCGGACCTCAACTGGCTTCGCGATGTCATTATCGCACTGTCCTGTACCGGACTGCGGATCAGCGAATTGGCATCGCTGAAACAGGCGGACGTCAAGACAAAAAGCCGATCACTGGTCATCGCGGACGAAAGCGGCTTTGCCAACGGCCAAGCCGATCGTCGGTCCACTAAAAGCAGCCGAACTCGGCACATTCCAATTCACTCCGACCTGCAGTCGGTGCTTGAATCGTTGCGTCACCGCAAAGGAAATGTATTTCTCGGACCAAGGGGCGGAACGCTAAAACCGGACACCGTCCGCAACATTCTTGTACGCGAAGCAATCGAACCGTTAACGCCTCGCTTCCCGAAACGATTTGAGGGACAGCGAAGTTTTGAAGACGGGCGGCTCCACAGTTTTCGTCATTACTTCTGCAGTACCTGCGCGAACAACTCGATCCCTGAACGGATCGTGATGAGTTGGCTTGGGCACTCCGACAGCGAGATGGTACGACACTACTACCACTTGAGCGACGAGGAAGCTCTTCGCCAAATGGAGAACCTAGATCTTGTTGGAAAAGACGCCGGACGTTCCGGTGTTGAGGAAGTTCGTTAA